One Clarias gariepinus isolate MV-2021 ecotype Netherlands chromosome 5, CGAR_prim_01v2, whole genome shotgun sequence genomic region harbors:
- the LOC128523971 gene encoding coiled-coil domain-containing protein 138-like isoform X3 yields MEPSGTLYDLLHTTSERPAARLGRDEDTWSEEDELRDQSDALDQTHILCTETDVTLPSNLGCISSSFETERAWPGGGAGLRSPVPVEQVYQEMIQIYEKLQVRAAELSEREREIERREKLLLKHQSTVTRLLNTEGGGLDRVNTLQQEHEQEVEKLRAALREKSRENRRIKSSFDSIKDLNETMKRQLTELSEQNTRLEVQSQRVHARLENLQRKQQYSVSHRGRENNLLKSHDPKPSNQDKAPPPSKAIRSCSSVPAVKLLSYLMDWMLDGPPLTTDDPNTERQCDLYGVPHPSLQERCAKVLPVLLERFQQAETSRHLPLLRFIHRALTQLDHSAQHLPLTTTLRRLGEEVTRKSPPLFRSSCPHTRFLSSILVLKTLSQADVLVQALDVLHSVVGEDEGRGLFLKYKALSTVLSLLRTGSPGLLAPSLDVLLQMSADSQRTGVCSRRSLYTCFYRRRDTRPIRLEPS; encoded by the exons ATGGAGCCCAGTGGAACCCTGTATGATCTCCTCCACACCACCTCAGAGCGACCTGCAGCGCG GCTGGGCCGTGACGAGGACACGTGGAGCGAGGAGGACGAGCTGAGGGACCAATCGGACGCTCTGGACCAAACCCACATCCTGTGTACAGAGACAG ATGTGACTCTGCCCTCAAACCTAGGGTGCATTTCCAGTTCGTTTGAGACCGAGCGGGCGTGGCCCGGCGGGGGGGCGGGGCTAAGGAGCCCTGTACCTGTGGAACAGGTGTACCAGGAGATGATCCAGATTTATGAAAAGCTgcag GTGAGAGCGGCCGAGCTGAGCGAGCGTGAACGTGAGATTGAGAGGAGAGAGAAACTCCTCCTGAAGCACCAGAGCACCGTGACACGACTCCTCAACACAGAGGGAGGTGGACTCGACCGTGTTAACACCCTGCAGCAG GAACATGAGCAGGAGGTGGAGAAGCTCAGAGCCGCGCTGAGGGAGAAGAGCCGAGAGAACCGCAGGATCAAATCCAGTTTCGACTCCATCAAGGACCTGAATGAGACCATGAAGAGACAG TTGACTGAATTGAGTGAGCAGAACACGAGGCTGGAGGTCCAGTCACAGAGAGTCCACGCTCGGCTGGAGAACCTGCAG agaaagCAGCAGTACTCCGTGTCACACCGAGGCCGGGAAAACAATCTGCTGAAGTCACATGACCCCAAACCCTCTAATCAGGATAAAGCTCCGCCTCCTAGCAAAGCTATCAGG agctgcTCGAGTGTCCCGGCGGTGAAGCTGCTCTCGTACCTGATGGACTGGATGCTGGACGGACCGCCTTTAACCACAGACGACCCGAATACAGAGAGGCAGTGTGACCTGTATGGGGTTCCTCACCCCTCACTGCAGGAGCGCTGTGCCAag GTTCTCCCTGTTCTACTCGAGCGGTTCCAGCAGGCCGAGACGAGCCGCCACTTACCGCTCCTGCGCTTCATCCACCGCGCGCTCACACAGCTGGACCACAGCGCTCAG CACCTCCCTTTGACCACTACACTGAGGAGATTAGGAGAGGAGGTGACCCGTAAATCTCCCCCTCTGTTCAGGAGCTCCTGTCCTCACACACGCTTCCTGTCCTCCATCCTCGTCCTCAAAACACTCAGCCAGG CGGACGTGTTGGTGCAGGCCCTTGACGTCCTGCACAGCGTGGTGGGAGAGGACGAGGGGCGTGGCCTGTTCCTGAAGTACAAGGCCCTGTCCACCGTCCTGTCTCTGCTGAGGACGGGAAGTCCGGGACTGCTCGCACCATCACTGGACGTCCTGCTGCAGATGAGCGCTGACTCAC aaaGAACCGGCGTCTGTTCGAGACGTTCTCTCTACACCTGCTTCTACAGGAGACGCGACACGCGGCCGATCCGTCTCGAGCCTTCTTAA
- the LOC128523971 gene encoding coiled-coil domain-containing protein 138-like isoform X1: MEPSGTLYDLLHTTSERPAARLGRDEDTWSEEDELRDQSDALDQTHILCTETDVTLPSNLGCISSSFETERAWPGGGAGLRSPVPVEQVYQEMIQIYEKLQVRAAELSEREREIERREKLLLKHQSTVTRLLNTEGGGLDRVNTLQQEHEQEVEKLRAALREKSRENRRIKSSFDSIKDLNETMKRQLTELSEQNTRLEVQSQRVHARLENLQRKQQYSVSHRGRENNLLKSHDPKPSNQDKAPPPSKAIRSCSSVPAVKLLSYLMDWMLDGPPLTTDDPNTERQCDLYGVPHPSLQERCAKVLPVLLERFQQAETSRHLPLLRFIHRALTQLDHSAQHLPLTTTLRRLGEEVTRKSPPLFRSSCPHTRFLSSILVLKTLSQADVLVQALDVLHSVVGEDEGRGLFLKYKALSTVLSLLRTGSPGLLAPSLDVLLQMSADSRHLPDFLEACSTDQFFRCAAVLLRNPRLDLVVAEKLSVLLQKLSCIRKNRRLFETFSLHLLLQETRHAADPSRAFLNINFSSILFNLGVASHP, translated from the exons ATGGAGCCCAGTGGAACCCTGTATGATCTCCTCCACACCACCTCAGAGCGACCTGCAGCGCG GCTGGGCCGTGACGAGGACACGTGGAGCGAGGAGGACGAGCTGAGGGACCAATCGGACGCTCTGGACCAAACCCACATCCTGTGTACAGAGACAG ATGTGACTCTGCCCTCAAACCTAGGGTGCATTTCCAGTTCGTTTGAGACCGAGCGGGCGTGGCCCGGCGGGGGGGCGGGGCTAAGGAGCCCTGTACCTGTGGAACAGGTGTACCAGGAGATGATCCAGATTTATGAAAAGCTgcag GTGAGAGCGGCCGAGCTGAGCGAGCGTGAACGTGAGATTGAGAGGAGAGAGAAACTCCTCCTGAAGCACCAGAGCACCGTGACACGACTCCTCAACACAGAGGGAGGTGGACTCGACCGTGTTAACACCCTGCAGCAG GAACATGAGCAGGAGGTGGAGAAGCTCAGAGCCGCGCTGAGGGAGAAGAGCCGAGAGAACCGCAGGATCAAATCCAGTTTCGACTCCATCAAGGACCTGAATGAGACCATGAAGAGACAG TTGACTGAATTGAGTGAGCAGAACACGAGGCTGGAGGTCCAGTCACAGAGAGTCCACGCTCGGCTGGAGAACCTGCAG agaaagCAGCAGTACTCCGTGTCACACCGAGGCCGGGAAAACAATCTGCTGAAGTCACATGACCCCAAACCCTCTAATCAGGATAAAGCTCCGCCTCCTAGCAAAGCTATCAGG agctgcTCGAGTGTCCCGGCGGTGAAGCTGCTCTCGTACCTGATGGACTGGATGCTGGACGGACCGCCTTTAACCACAGACGACCCGAATACAGAGAGGCAGTGTGACCTGTATGGGGTTCCTCACCCCTCACTGCAGGAGCGCTGTGCCAag GTTCTCCCTGTTCTACTCGAGCGGTTCCAGCAGGCCGAGACGAGCCGCCACTTACCGCTCCTGCGCTTCATCCACCGCGCGCTCACACAGCTGGACCACAGCGCTCAG CACCTCCCTTTGACCACTACACTGAGGAGATTAGGAGAGGAGGTGACCCGTAAATCTCCCCCTCTGTTCAGGAGCTCCTGTCCTCACACACGCTTCCTGTCCTCCATCCTCGTCCTCAAAACACTCAGCCAGG CGGACGTGTTGGTGCAGGCCCTTGACGTCCTGCACAGCGTGGTGGGAGAGGACGAGGGGCGTGGCCTGTTCCTGAAGTACAAGGCCCTGTCCACCGTCCTGTCTCTGCTGAGGACGGGAAGTCCGGGACTGCTCGCACCATCACTGGACGTCCTGCTGCAGATGAGCGCTGACTCAC gtcacctccctgacttcCTGGAAGCGTGCAGCACTGATCAGTTCTTCCGCTGCGCCGCCGTTCTCCTCCGAAACCCACGTCTGGACCTCGTGGTGGCCGAGAAGCTCAGCGTCCTTCTCCAGAAGCTCTCCTGCATCAG aaaGAACCGGCGTCTGTTCGAGACGTTCTCTCTACACCTGCTTCTACAGGAGACGCGACACGCGGCCGATCCGTCTCGAGCCTTCTTAAACATCAACTTCAGCTCCATCCTGTTTAACCTGGGCGTGGCCTCGCACCCCTGA
- the LOC128523971 gene encoding coiled-coil domain-containing protein 138-like isoform X2, whose translation MEPSGTLYDLLHTTSERPAARLGRDEDTWSEEDELRDQSDALDQTHILCTETDVTLPSNLGCISSSFETERAWPGGGAGLRSPVPVEQVYQEMIQIYEKLQVRAAELSEREREIERREKLLLKHQSTVTRLLNTEGGGLDRVNTLQQEHEQEVEKLRAALREKSRENRRIKSSFDSIKDLNETMKRQRKQQYSVSHRGRENNLLKSHDPKPSNQDKAPPPSKAIRSCSSVPAVKLLSYLMDWMLDGPPLTTDDPNTERQCDLYGVPHPSLQERCAKVLPVLLERFQQAETSRHLPLLRFIHRALTQLDHSAQHLPLTTTLRRLGEEVTRKSPPLFRSSCPHTRFLSSILVLKTLSQADVLVQALDVLHSVVGEDEGRGLFLKYKALSTVLSLLRTGSPGLLAPSLDVLLQMSADSRHLPDFLEACSTDQFFRCAAVLLRNPRLDLVVAEKLSVLLQKLSCIRKNRRLFETFSLHLLLQETRHAADPSRAFLNINFSSILFNLGVASHP comes from the exons ATGGAGCCCAGTGGAACCCTGTATGATCTCCTCCACACCACCTCAGAGCGACCTGCAGCGCG GCTGGGCCGTGACGAGGACACGTGGAGCGAGGAGGACGAGCTGAGGGACCAATCGGACGCTCTGGACCAAACCCACATCCTGTGTACAGAGACAG ATGTGACTCTGCCCTCAAACCTAGGGTGCATTTCCAGTTCGTTTGAGACCGAGCGGGCGTGGCCCGGCGGGGGGGCGGGGCTAAGGAGCCCTGTACCTGTGGAACAGGTGTACCAGGAGATGATCCAGATTTATGAAAAGCTgcag GTGAGAGCGGCCGAGCTGAGCGAGCGTGAACGTGAGATTGAGAGGAGAGAGAAACTCCTCCTGAAGCACCAGAGCACCGTGACACGACTCCTCAACACAGAGGGAGGTGGACTCGACCGTGTTAACACCCTGCAGCAG GAACATGAGCAGGAGGTGGAGAAGCTCAGAGCCGCGCTGAGGGAGAAGAGCCGAGAGAACCGCAGGATCAAATCCAGTTTCGACTCCATCAAGGACCTGAATGAGACCATGAAGAGACAG agaaagCAGCAGTACTCCGTGTCACACCGAGGCCGGGAAAACAATCTGCTGAAGTCACATGACCCCAAACCCTCTAATCAGGATAAAGCTCCGCCTCCTAGCAAAGCTATCAGG agctgcTCGAGTGTCCCGGCGGTGAAGCTGCTCTCGTACCTGATGGACTGGATGCTGGACGGACCGCCTTTAACCACAGACGACCCGAATACAGAGAGGCAGTGTGACCTGTATGGGGTTCCTCACCCCTCACTGCAGGAGCGCTGTGCCAag GTTCTCCCTGTTCTACTCGAGCGGTTCCAGCAGGCCGAGACGAGCCGCCACTTACCGCTCCTGCGCTTCATCCACCGCGCGCTCACACAGCTGGACCACAGCGCTCAG CACCTCCCTTTGACCACTACACTGAGGAGATTAGGAGAGGAGGTGACCCGTAAATCTCCCCCTCTGTTCAGGAGCTCCTGTCCTCACACACGCTTCCTGTCCTCCATCCTCGTCCTCAAAACACTCAGCCAGG CGGACGTGTTGGTGCAGGCCCTTGACGTCCTGCACAGCGTGGTGGGAGAGGACGAGGGGCGTGGCCTGTTCCTGAAGTACAAGGCCCTGTCCACCGTCCTGTCTCTGCTGAGGACGGGAAGTCCGGGACTGCTCGCACCATCACTGGACGTCCTGCTGCAGATGAGCGCTGACTCAC gtcacctccctgacttcCTGGAAGCGTGCAGCACTGATCAGTTCTTCCGCTGCGCCGCCGTTCTCCTCCGAAACCCACGTCTGGACCTCGTGGTGGCCGAGAAGCTCAGCGTCCTTCTCCAGAAGCTCTCCTGCATCAG aaaGAACCGGCGTCTGTTCGAGACGTTCTCTCTACACCTGCTTCTACAGGAGACGCGACACGCGGCCGATCCGTCTCGAGCCTTCTTAAACATCAACTTCAGCTCCATCCTGTTTAACCTGGGCGTGGCCTCGCACCCCTGA